A region of Paenibacillus sp. 37 DNA encodes the following proteins:
- the licT gene encoding BglG family transcription antiterminator LicT, with amino-acid sequence MKIAKVINNNVISIYQADGAELVVMGRGIAFKKKPGDKVDETRIQKVFALKNKQTSDNFKMLLREVPMELIEIVEEIITYARENLGRKLNENIYVSLTDHINFAIERYREGVEIKNALMWEIKQLYKPEFELGLRTLEQINTRMNIELPPDEAAFIALHIVNAEMNEEVITTMNITKFIQQIINIAKYHFKMEFDEDSLSYFRFITHLKFFSQRVLSGMHYDNNYDHFYDMIKEKHPDAAACTEKIELFVKKEYNHELTNEEKLYLTVHIERVVNR; translated from the coding sequence GTGAAAATAGCAAAGGTTATCAACAATAACGTCATTAGCATCTATCAGGCGGATGGAGCAGAGCTTGTGGTGATGGGACGTGGGATTGCCTTTAAGAAAAAGCCGGGGGATAAAGTAGACGAGACCCGCATCCAGAAAGTATTTGCATTGAAAAACAAACAAACTTCCGATAATTTCAAAATGCTGCTGCGTGAAGTTCCGATGGAACTGATTGAAATTGTGGAAGAGATCATCACGTATGCGCGTGAGAATCTGGGCCGAAAGCTCAATGAGAACATCTATGTGTCCCTTACGGATCATATTAACTTTGCCATCGAACGTTATCGGGAAGGCGTGGAGATCAAGAACGCATTAATGTGGGAGATCAAACAGTTGTACAAGCCCGAATTCGAACTCGGCCTGAGGACGCTGGAACAGATCAACACCCGAATGAATATTGAGCTTCCACCAGATGAAGCCGCTTTTATTGCCCTTCATATTGTCAACGCAGAGATGAACGAAGAAGTTATTACAACGATGAATATTACGAAGTTTATCCAGCAGATTATTAATATAGCGAAGTATCATTTCAAAATGGAATTTGATGAGGACTCTCTTAGTTATTTTCGCTTTATCACACATCTGAAGTTCTTTTCCCAGCGTGTGCTCAGTGGTATGCATTACGACAACAACTATGATCATTTCTATGACATGATCAAGGAGAAACATCCGGATGCCGCAGCGTGTACGGAGAAAATTGAGTTGTTTGTCAAAAAGGAATACAATCATGAGCTGACCAATGAAGAAAAA